The Salvelinus fontinalis isolate EN_2023a chromosome 24, ASM2944872v1, whole genome shotgun sequence genome has a segment encoding these proteins:
- the LOC129822017 gene encoding numb-like protein isoform X2, with protein sequence MNKLRQSLRRKKPTYVPEASRPHQWQADEEAVRKGKCNFPVRYLGLVEVEESRGMHVCEEAVKKLKISGKKSVKAVLWVSADGLRVVDDKTKDLIVDQTIEKVSFCAPDRNYDKAFSYICRDGTTRRWICHCFMALKDSGERMSHAVGCAFAACLERKQRREKECGVTASFDASRTSFVREGSFRMTSSSQQGGERDDITKQLQDKKKEPPCTIPAIPSGTSSPPEGAASPVGQGVEHAIPRRHAPIEQLVRQGSFRGFPALSGKNSPFKRQLSLRLNDLPSNLQRKTADFQSKNPVPEMDLSVCGEADSSINALCSQINHSFTRPSEELFSNPTPNGLPACTVPPAIPPPPAPLQVTSSWVQAEPPVQSPPPVVHSGHRRTPSEAERWLEEVAQAVKAQQQTPNLPPPPIQPTPAIPGPPMSSAPMSCVPLMGASMPGATMPGVPGSLPTSMQSFPLAFDATPAPVGMYTQPPLQPAFVPMQAYMPALANSMTYSNASVPVVGITPSQMVANVFCTAGGSTGGPSMGMGSGPKMGTLSGGHRHSFSGQPGGFPMPPFGAHPTVNGLPHNIPTSSLATITQNGTSSNGGSSSSWPPESAQLANPPPANAQEVDRFEAKWAALETKSQPKAAPNPFSNDLQKTFEIELKLGINPGQATA encoded by the exons ATGAATAAGCTGCGTCAGAGCCTGCGCAGGAAGAAGCCCACCTACGTGCCGGAGGCCAGCAGACCCCACCAGTGGCAGGCAGACGAGGAGGCCGTACGCAAGGGCAAATGCAACTTCCCTGTCAGG TACCTGGgtctggtggaggtggaggaatcCAGAGGGATGCATGTGTGTGAGGAGGCTGTCAAAAAGCTCAAAATT AGTGGCAAGAAGTCAGTGAAAGCAGTGCTGTGGGTTTCAGCAGACGGTCTCAGAGTGGTGGATGACAAAACCAAG GACCTCATCGTAGACCAGACCATTGAGAAGGTGTCCTTCTGCGCGCCCGACCGCAATTATGACAAGGCTTTCTCCTACATCTGCCGTGACGGCACCACACGCCGCTGGATCTGCCACTGCTTCATGGCCCTGAAGGACtcg GGCGAGCGTATGAGCCACGCCGTGGGCTGTGCCTTCGCCGCCTGTCTGGAGAGGAAGCAGCGGCGCGAGAAAGAGTGCGGCGTCACAGCCTCGTTCGACGCCAGCCGCACCTCCTTCGTGCGCGAGGGCTCGTTCCGCATGACGTCGTCCAGCCAGCAGGGGGGCGAGCGCGATGACATCACGAAGCAGCTGCAGGACAAGAAGAAAG agcCTCCGTGTACCATCCCAGCCATCCCCTCTGGCACCTCCTCACCCCCTGAGGGCGCGGCCTCGCCTGTGGGGCAGGGGGTGGAGCACGCCATCCCGCGGCGCCATGCACCCATTGAGCAACTGGTGCGTCAGGGCTCCTTCCGGGGCTTCCCGGCCCTCAGCGGGAAGAACTCCCCGTTCAAGAGGCAGCTCTCGCTGCGCCTCAACGACCTGCCTTCCAACCTGCAGCGCAAGACCGCCGACTTCCAAAGCAAGAACCCAG TCCCAGAGATGGATCTGTCCGTGTGTGGCGAGGCAGACAGCAGCATCAACGCTCTGTGCAGCCAGATCAACCATTCCTTCACCAGGCCCTCTGAGGAACTCTTCTCCAACCCCACCCCCAACGGCCTGCCAGCCTGCACTGTGCCCCCAGCCATCCCCCCGCCCCCCGCCCCCCTGCAAG TCACGTCCTCCTGGGTGCAGGCGGAGCCCCCGGTCCAGTCCCCTCCACCGGTGGTCCACAGTGGGCACAGGAGGACGCCCTCCGAGGCTGAGCGCTGGCTGGAGGAGGTGGCCCAGGCCGTCAAAGCCCAGCAACAGACCCCCAACCTGCCCCCGCCACCCATCCAGCCCACCCCTGCCATTCCAGGGCCACCCATGTCAAGCGCACCTATGTCATGTGTGCCCCTAATGGGGGCCTCCATGCCAGGGGCAACCATGCCAGGGGTACCTGGCTCCCTGCCCACTTCCATGCAGTCCTTTCCCTTGGCGTTTGATGCCACTCCCGCGCCCGTGGGCATGTATACCCAGCCACCCCTGCAGCCAGCGTTTGTACCCATGCAGGCCTACATGCCCGCCCTGGCCAACAGCATGACGTACTCCAACGCCAGTGTGCCTGTGGTGGGCATCACGCCTTCCCAGATGGTGGCTAATGTTTTCTGCACGGCAGGCGGCTCTACCGGCGGGCCTTCCATGGGCATGGGCTCAGGGCCTAAAATGGGCACGCTCAGCGGTGGGCATCGCCACTCTTTCTCCGGCCAGCCAGGCGGGTTCCCTATGCCACCCTTCGGAGCTCATCCCACCGTCAACGGCCTCCCCCACAACATTCCCACCTCCTCCCTTGCCACCATCACGCAGAACGGCACTAGCAGCAAcggtggcagcagcagcagctggcCACCGGAGAGCGCACAGCTGGCCAACCCGCCCCCAGCCAATGCCCAGGAGGTTGATCGCTTCGAGGCAAAGTGGGCTGCGCTGGAGACCAAATCGCAACCCAAGGCGGCGCCCAACCCTTTCTCCAATGACTTGCAAAAGACCTTTGAGATCGAGCTCAAACTCGGTATTAACCCAGGTCAGGCCACTGCATAG
- the LOC129822017 gene encoding numb-like protein isoform X1: MSLSAEMGEAIELSNREPQTPEMNKLRQSLRRKKPTYVPEASRPHQWQADEEAVRKGKCNFPVRYLGLVEVEESRGMHVCEEAVKKLKISGKKSVKAVLWVSADGLRVVDDKTKDLIVDQTIEKVSFCAPDRNYDKAFSYICRDGTTRRWICHCFMALKDSGERMSHAVGCAFAACLERKQRREKECGVTASFDASRTSFVREGSFRMTSSSQQGGERDDITKQLQDKKKEPPCTIPAIPSGTSSPPEGAASPVGQGVEHAIPRRHAPIEQLVRQGSFRGFPALSGKNSPFKRQLSLRLNDLPSNLQRKTADFQSKNPVPEMDLSVCGEADSSINALCSQINHSFTRPSEELFSNPTPNGLPACTVPPAIPPPPAPLQVTSSWVQAEPPVQSPPPVVHSGHRRTPSEAERWLEEVAQAVKAQQQTPNLPPPPIQPTPAIPGPPMSSAPMSCVPLMGASMPGATMPGVPGSLPTSMQSFPLAFDATPAPVGMYTQPPLQPAFVPMQAYMPALANSMTYSNASVPVVGITPSQMVANVFCTAGGSTGGPSMGMGSGPKMGTLSGGHRHSFSGQPGGFPMPPFGAHPTVNGLPHNIPTSSLATITQNGTSSNGGSSSSWPPESAQLANPPPANAQEVDRFEAKWAALETKSQPKAAPNPFSNDLQKTFEIELKLGINPGQATA; this comes from the exons CAACAGGGAGCCCCAGACCCCGGAGATGAATAAGCTGCGTCAGAGCCTGCGCAGGAAGAAGCCCACCTACGTGCCGGAGGCCAGCAGACCCCACCAGTGGCAGGCAGACGAGGAGGCCGTACGCAAGGGCAAATGCAACTTCCCTGTCAGG TACCTGGgtctggtggaggtggaggaatcCAGAGGGATGCATGTGTGTGAGGAGGCTGTCAAAAAGCTCAAAATT AGTGGCAAGAAGTCAGTGAAAGCAGTGCTGTGGGTTTCAGCAGACGGTCTCAGAGTGGTGGATGACAAAACCAAG GACCTCATCGTAGACCAGACCATTGAGAAGGTGTCCTTCTGCGCGCCCGACCGCAATTATGACAAGGCTTTCTCCTACATCTGCCGTGACGGCACCACACGCCGCTGGATCTGCCACTGCTTCATGGCCCTGAAGGACtcg GGCGAGCGTATGAGCCACGCCGTGGGCTGTGCCTTCGCCGCCTGTCTGGAGAGGAAGCAGCGGCGCGAGAAAGAGTGCGGCGTCACAGCCTCGTTCGACGCCAGCCGCACCTCCTTCGTGCGCGAGGGCTCGTTCCGCATGACGTCGTCCAGCCAGCAGGGGGGCGAGCGCGATGACATCACGAAGCAGCTGCAGGACAAGAAGAAAG agcCTCCGTGTACCATCCCAGCCATCCCCTCTGGCACCTCCTCACCCCCTGAGGGCGCGGCCTCGCCTGTGGGGCAGGGGGTGGAGCACGCCATCCCGCGGCGCCATGCACCCATTGAGCAACTGGTGCGTCAGGGCTCCTTCCGGGGCTTCCCGGCCCTCAGCGGGAAGAACTCCCCGTTCAAGAGGCAGCTCTCGCTGCGCCTCAACGACCTGCCTTCCAACCTGCAGCGCAAGACCGCCGACTTCCAAAGCAAGAACCCAG TCCCAGAGATGGATCTGTCCGTGTGTGGCGAGGCAGACAGCAGCATCAACGCTCTGTGCAGCCAGATCAACCATTCCTTCACCAGGCCCTCTGAGGAACTCTTCTCCAACCCCACCCCCAACGGCCTGCCAGCCTGCACTGTGCCCCCAGCCATCCCCCCGCCCCCCGCCCCCCTGCAAG TCACGTCCTCCTGGGTGCAGGCGGAGCCCCCGGTCCAGTCCCCTCCACCGGTGGTCCACAGTGGGCACAGGAGGACGCCCTCCGAGGCTGAGCGCTGGCTGGAGGAGGTGGCCCAGGCCGTCAAAGCCCAGCAACAGACCCCCAACCTGCCCCCGCCACCCATCCAGCCCACCCCTGCCATTCCAGGGCCACCCATGTCAAGCGCACCTATGTCATGTGTGCCCCTAATGGGGGCCTCCATGCCAGGGGCAACCATGCCAGGGGTACCTGGCTCCCTGCCCACTTCCATGCAGTCCTTTCCCTTGGCGTTTGATGCCACTCCCGCGCCCGTGGGCATGTATACCCAGCCACCCCTGCAGCCAGCGTTTGTACCCATGCAGGCCTACATGCCCGCCCTGGCCAACAGCATGACGTACTCCAACGCCAGTGTGCCTGTGGTGGGCATCACGCCTTCCCAGATGGTGGCTAATGTTTTCTGCACGGCAGGCGGCTCTACCGGCGGGCCTTCCATGGGCATGGGCTCAGGGCCTAAAATGGGCACGCTCAGCGGTGGGCATCGCCACTCTTTCTCCGGCCAGCCAGGCGGGTTCCCTATGCCACCCTTCGGAGCTCATCCCACCGTCAACGGCCTCCCCCACAACATTCCCACCTCCTCCCTTGCCACCATCACGCAGAACGGCACTAGCAGCAAcggtggcagcagcagcagctggcCACCGGAGAGCGCACAGCTGGCCAACCCGCCCCCAGCCAATGCCCAGGAGGTTGATCGCTTCGAGGCAAAGTGGGCTGCGCTGGAGACCAAATCGCAACCCAAGGCGGCGCCCAACCCTTTCTCCAATGACTTGCAAAAGACCTTTGAGATCGAGCTCAAACTCGGTATTAACCCAGGTCAGGCCACTGCATAG